Proteins encoded in a region of the Perca fluviatilis chromosome 8, GENO_Pfluv_1.0, whole genome shotgun sequence genome:
- the LOC120564571 gene encoding ELKS/Rab6-interacting/CAST family member 1-like isoform X4, translating into MYGSARSVGRGDANHSGGRDGGGTGNQGSGRSPRLPRSPRMGHRRTNSTGGSGGGPGGAGGKTLSMENIQSLNAAYATSGPMYLSDNEVAMTGDHLPKSGGTVTTMGRHRVTYGSRGSSSGVVAASTPNISTSVAANAVLPAGMMAGDALAFGDHHMASTVPHSLRQARDNTILDLQTQLKEILRENEMLRREVEVKESKLSSSMNSIKTFWSPELKKERALRKDEVSKITVWKEQYRVIQDEAQHLQMTVQALQDELRIQRDLNQLLQQDPSIHGRDLALTSEPTEENYRRLQAEHERQAKELFLLRKTLEEMELRIDTQKQTLGARDESIKKLLEMLQSKGPSAKASEEDQERTRRLADAEMHRHHLESLLDQRDREINALREELHRRYEGTPESTKTKALQTVIDMKDAKINSMERGLRDMEEELLMLKSNGLLSCEERQEEMKQMEVYRSHTKFMKNKMEQVKQDLSRKDTEMLGLQTKLETLTNQFSDSKQHIEVLKESLTAKEQRAAILQTEVDALRLRLEEKEATLNKKSKQIQEIAEEKGTLNGEIHDLKDMLEVKERKVNVLQKKIENLQEQLRDKEKQMSSLKERVKSLQADTSNTDTALTTLEESLAEKERIIERLKEQRDRDDREKTEEIDSNKKELKELKERLSLLQGDLSDRETSLLDLKEHASSLASSGLKKDSKLKSMEIALEQKREELFKVENQLKRAQNAALEAQANTEVAERIKNLEQEVARHKEDSGKAQAEVDRLLEILREMENEKNDKDKKINELERQMKDQSKKVASLKHKEQVEKSRNARLVDEARKREDNMSESSQQVKDTLRQKSERIEELEEALRESVQITAEREMVLAQEEAARSLQEKQMEELLGAMEKVKQELESMRAKLASTQQSLCEKEAHLSTLRAERRKHLEEVLEMKQEALLAAISEKDANIALLELSSSKKKKTQDEVALLKREKDRLVQQLKQQTQNRMKLMADNYEDDHLKTASDQTNHKPSPDQMITPLLALSQNRSKLKLYIAHLTDLCHDRDPSILSQLTAPSHYHHSDPEDWEEELQKMSVEQLERELQVCEKESGELQEYANSVLQQIADYCPDILEQVVNALEESC; encoded by the exons ATGTACGGTAGTGCCCGCTCTGTTGGCAGAGGGGATGCCAACCATAGTGGCGGAAGAGATGGAGGTGGTACTGGTAATCAGGGATCTGGCCGTTCCCCTCGCCTTCCCCGTTCTCCTCGGATGGGACACCGTCGCACCAACAGCACCGGAGGCAGTGGAGGAGGTCCTGGAGGAGCAGGAGGCAAGACGCTTTCCATGGAGAACATCCAGTCCCTCAACGCTGCATATGCAACCTCAGGACCAATGTACCTGAGTGACAATGAGGTTGCCATGACAGGTGACCACCTTCCCAAAAGTGGTGGGACAGTGACGACCATGGGGAGACACAGAGTGACATATGGGTCAAGGGGCAGCAGCAGTGGAGTTGTGGCCGCAAGCACCCCCAACATCTCCACCTCAGTGGCTGCCAACGCTGTGCTGCCAGCAGGCATGATGGCAGGTGATGCTCTAGCTTTTGGGGACCACCACATGGCCTCCACTGTTCCTCATTCTCTAAGGCAGGCCAGAGACAACACCATACTTGACCTGCAGACTCAACTGAAAGAG ATTCTGCGTGAGAATGAGATGCTGCGGCGAGAAGTGGAAGTAAAGGAGAGCAAGCTAAGCTCCTCCATGAATTCTATCAAGACCTTCTGGAGCCCAGAATTAAAAAAGGAGCGAGCTCTCAGGAAAGATGAGGTTTCTAAGATCACTGTCTGGAAGGAACAATACCGTGTGATTCAAGATGAAGCACAG CATCTCCAGATGACTGTTCAGGCTCTTCAGGATGAGCTGAGGATCCAGAGGGACCTGAACCAGCTGCTCCAGCAAGACCCCAGCATCCATGGCCGGGACCTGGCCCTGACATCTGAACCTACGGAGGAGAACTACCGGCGGCTACAGGCCGAGCACGAGAGGCAGGCCAAAGAGCTCTTTCTTCTTAGGAAGACCCTGGAGGAGATGGAGCTGAGGATTGACACACAGAAGCAAACCCTGGGAGCCAGAGATGAGTCCATCAAGAAACTTCTTGAGATGCTGCAGAGCAAAG GGCCGTCTGCCAAGGCATCAGAGGAGGACCAGGAGCGGACCAGGAGACTGGCTGATGCAGAGATGCACAGGCATCACCTTGAGAGTTTACTGGACCAGAGAGACCGAGAGATTAATGCACTAAGAGAG GAGCTGCACCGTCGATACGAGGGAACCCCCGAGTCCACCAAAACTAAGGCTCTACAGACTGTCATCGATATGAAG GATGCAAAAATCAATTCAATGGAGCGGGGCCTGAGAGACATGGAGGAGGAGCTTCTAATGCTGAAATCCAATGGACTTCTGAGCTGTGAGGAGCGTCAGGAGGAGATGAAGCAGATGGAGGTCTACCGCAGCCACACAAAATTCATGAAGAACAAG ATGGAGCAGGTGAAGCAGGACCTTTCCAGGAAGGACACTGAGATGCTTGGTTTGCAGACCAAGCTGGAGACGCTCACCAACCAGTTCTCAGACAGCAAGCAGCACATAGAAGTCCTCAAGGAGTCCCTCACTGCCAAGGAGCAGCGAGCTGCCATCCTACAGACAGAG GTGGATGCCTTGCGCCTGCGCTTGGAAGAGAAGGAGGCAACTCTGAATAAGAAGAGCAAGCAGATACAAGAGATAGCAGAAGAAAAGGGCACGCTCAACGGGGAGATCCACGACCTCAAGGACATGCTGGAGGTTAAGGAGCGCAAAGTGAATGTGCTACAGAAGAAG ATTGAGAACCTGCAGGAGCAGCTGAGGGACAAGGAGAAGCAGATGAGCAGTCTGAAGGAAAGAGTAAAGTCTTTGCAGGCAGACACTTCCAACACTGACACTGCTCTCACCACACTGGAGGAGTCTCTTGCCGAAAAG GAGCGCATCATTGAGCGTCTAAAAGAGCAGCGAGACAGAGACGACAGAGAGAAGACGGAAGAGATCGACAGTAACAAAAAGGAACTAAAAGAGTTGAAGGAGAGACTGAGCTTACTGCAGGGAGACCTGTCAGACAGAGAG acgtCTCTGTTGGACCTGAAGGAGCATGCATCATCCCTGGCCTCGTCTGGGCTGAAGAAAGACTCCAAACTCAAGAGCATGGAGATTGCCTTGGAGCAGAAGAGGGAGGAGCTCTTCAAAGTGGAGAACCAGCTTAAGAGA GCTCAAAATGCAGCCCTGGAGGCTCAGGCCAACACTGAGGTGGCTGAGCGCATTAAGAACCTCGAACAGGAAGTGGCCCGCCACAAAGAGGATTCTGGGAAGGCCCAGGCTGAGGTGGACCGCCTGCTGGAGATCCTTCGGGAAATGGAGAATGAGAAGAATGACAAGGACAAAAAGATCAATGAGCTGGAGAG GCAGATGAAGGACCAGTCGAAGAAGGTGGCGTCTCTGAAGCACAAGGAGCAGGTGGAGAAAAGCAGGAATGCTCGACTCGTGGACGAGGCCAGGAAGAGGGAGGACAACATGTCTGAGAGCTCCCAGCAGGTGAAG GACACGCTGCGTCAGAAGTCGGAGCGCATTGAAGAGCTGGAGGAGGCCCTGAGAGAGAGCGTTCAGATCACTGCTGAGCGAGAGATGGTGCTGGCACAAGAGGAGGCTGCCAGGTCACTCCAGGAGAAACAG ATGGAGGAGCTGCTGGGAGCCATGGAGAAAGTAAAGCAGGAGCTGGAGTCCATGAGGGCCAAGCTGGCCTCAACCCAGCAGTCTCTGTGTGAGAAAGAGGCACACCTCTCAACCCTGCGAGCTGAGCGCAGGAAACACCTGGAGGAGGTGCTGGAGATGAa GCAGGAGGCGCTGCTGGCTGCTATCAGCGAGAAGGATGCTAACATTGCCCTGCTGGAGTTGTCCTCCtctaagaagaagaagacccaGGATGAGGTGGCTCTGCTGAAACGGGAGAAGGACCGACTGGTGCAACAGCTCAAACAGCAG ACTCAGAACAGGATGAAACTGATGGCAGACAACTATGAGGATGACCATCTGAAGACCGCTTCGGACCAGACAAATCACAAACCCTCTCCAGATCAG ATGATAACCCCTCTTCTAGCCCTGTCCCAGAACCGCAGTAAACTCAAGCTCTACATCGCCCACCTGACAGACCTCTGCCATGACCGGGACCCCAGCATCCTCAGCCAGCTCACGGCGCCCTCTCACTACCACCACAGCGACCCTGAAGACTGGGAGGAGGAGCTCCAGAAGATGAGTGTGGAACAG ttgGAGCGAGAGCTGCAGGTGTGTGAGAAGGAGAGTGGAGAGCTGCAGGAGTACGCCAACTCTGTTCTCCAGCAGATCGCAGACTACTGCCCCGATATCCTGGAGCAGGTTGTCAATGCCCTGGAGGAGTCATGCTGA